Proteins found in one Sporosarcina sp. FSL K6-3457 genomic segment:
- the galT gene encoding UDP-glucose--hexose-1-phosphate uridylyltransferase has product MIFQQITGLIHQALQCELIEPADQIYVTNQVLALLHLEAMPAMIEEPIDDTIPNLLEQIVAYTVEQNVIDNVFDDKEILSANIMNCFMARPSAINAIFQEKYRQSPQRATDYFYELSKNSNYIQMNRIQKNIQFKAETIYGEMDITINLSKPEKDPEQIKRESQLKHAVHYPKCLLCVENEGYAGRTGYPARANHRVVQVSLGNENWYFQYSPYVYYNEHSILLAEEHRDMNIGKATFERLLDFIRQFPHYFIGSNADLPIVGGSILSHDHYQAGRYEFPMTNAATALSFELDHFADVSAAILEWPLTTIRLQGDDTKSLIEAADHVLSTWKNYNDEQANIHAFSGDTPHNTITPIARMRGSKFELDLVLRNNRTTDEHPLGIFHPHADVHHIKKENIGLIEVMGLAVLPARLKDELADIKTCLQGQPSNVAPYHQQWVDQLKEKYGVLADLEQIDALLEKELGAKFAKVLGDAGVFKDNDTSKRFIKNLNQKADN; this is encoded by the coding sequence ATGATTTTCCAACAGATTACAGGACTTATTCATCAGGCATTACAGTGCGAGTTGATTGAACCCGCTGACCAAATATACGTCACCAACCAAGTGCTAGCATTGCTTCACCTCGAAGCAATGCCGGCAATGATTGAAGAGCCGATAGATGACACCATTCCTAATTTACTTGAACAAATCGTTGCATATACTGTCGAACAAAACGTCATCGACAATGTTTTTGATGACAAGGAAATTCTGTCCGCAAACATCATGAACTGTTTTATGGCAAGACCTTCCGCTATTAATGCCATTTTTCAAGAGAAGTATCGTCAATCTCCACAACGAGCAACTGATTATTTTTATGAATTAAGTAAAAACAGCAATTATATTCAGATGAATCGCATCCAAAAAAATATTCAATTTAAAGCCGAAACTATTTATGGTGAAATGGATATTACGATTAATCTATCAAAGCCTGAGAAAGACCCTGAACAAATTAAGCGTGAAAGTCAATTGAAGCATGCCGTTCATTATCCAAAATGTCTTTTATGCGTTGAAAACGAGGGCTACGCCGGCCGGACAGGTTATCCCGCACGTGCCAATCATCGCGTAGTACAAGTATCACTTGGTAATGAAAACTGGTATTTTCAATATTCACCGTATGTTTATTATAATGAGCATAGTATTTTGCTCGCTGAAGAGCATCGTGATATGAACATTGGGAAAGCGACTTTTGAGCGTTTGCTTGATTTCATCAGACAATTCCCACATTATTTTATCGGTTCAAATGCTGACTTACCGATTGTTGGTGGATCCATTTTAAGTCACGATCACTATCAAGCTGGTAGATATGAGTTTCCTATGACGAATGCAGCAACTGCGTTGTCATTTGAACTTGACCATTTTGCAGATGTATCAGCGGCTATTTTAGAATGGCCATTAACGACCATTCGCCTGCAAGGCGATGACACTAAGTCATTGATCGAAGCAGCAGATCATGTTCTCTCGACGTGGAAAAATTATAATGATGAGCAGGCAAACATTCATGCTTTCAGTGGAGATACGCCACATAATACCATCACACCAATTGCCCGTATGCGCGGCAGCAAATTTGAACTTGATCTTGTGTTACGTAATAATCGGACAACTGATGAGCATCCACTCGGTATTTTCCATCCACATGCCGATGTTCATCATATTAAAAAAGAAAATATTGGGCTAATAGAGGTGATGGGACTCGCGGTTCTACCTGCACGGCTGAAAGATGAATTAGCGGATATTAAGACCTGTTTACAAGGTCAACCAAGCAATGTTGCCCCTTACCATCAACAATGGGTAGACCAGTTGAAAGAAAAGTATGGGGTGTTAGCGGATCTTGAACAAATTGATGCTCTTTTAGAAAAAGAACTGGGGGCTAAATTTGCGAAAGTACTTGGAGATGCAGGTGTCTTTAAAGATAACGATACCAGCAAACGATTCATCAAAAATCTCAATCAAAAGGCGGACAATTAA
- a CDS encoding aldose epimerase family protein produces the protein MNIETQNTVNGWKLYTLSNQHHMSVSLLNYGGIITTINVPDRHNNIENVVLGFKNHADYAQNPNFLGALIGRVAGRIQGASFTIENQVFDVEANEGTHHLHGGASGFHQVIWAASPFQTKDTVGVVLTHTSADGEGGYPGTVEMTVTYTLTNNNELIIDYAATSDKTTALTLTNHSYFNLTGNVARTIHNHHVTIACDEFVELDNELIPTGNKLDVTNTPFDFRTGRLIADGINSTFTQNIVAGHGYDHYFILNPKQTEAIRVEDEVSGRVITIKTDQPGVVMYTSNNLTEGLELAEGTSKRYDGVCFETQASPASLHHEDFPTVLLEAHVPYDKQTVFSFSVVK, from the coding sequence ATGAATATAGAAACACAAAATACCGTAAATGGTTGGAAATTATATACCCTTAGCAATCAACATCATATGAGCGTTAGCTTGTTAAACTATGGTGGCATCATTACTACCATCAACGTTCCAGATCGCCATAACAACATCGAAAACGTTGTACTAGGCTTCAAAAACCATGCCGACTATGCACAGAACCCCAACTTTTTGGGGGCGCTTATTGGGCGTGTAGCTGGAAGAATTCAAGGCGCTTCTTTTACTATTGAAAATCAAGTGTTTGATGTAGAAGCCAATGAAGGAACCCATCATTTACATGGTGGTGCCAGTGGATTCCATCAGGTCATTTGGGCAGCTAGCCCCTTTCAAACAAAGGATACAGTAGGAGTGGTATTGACACATACAAGCGCAGATGGTGAAGGCGGTTATCCAGGGACAGTGGAGATGACCGTTACCTATACCTTGACGAACAACAATGAGCTGATTATCGATTACGCAGCTACGTCTGATAAAACAACTGCCCTGACACTGACTAATCACTCGTACTTTAATTTAACAGGGAATGTGGCACGGACGATACACAATCATCATGTCACAATCGCTTGTGATGAATTTGTTGAACTAGATAATGAACTGATTCCAACAGGCAACAAGCTCGATGTCACGAATACACCTTTTGATTTTCGAACTGGACGATTGATTGCTGATGGCATTAATTCCACATTCACACAAAATATTGTGGCGGGTCATGGCTATGATCATTATTTTATTTTGAACCCTAAGCAGACAGAAGCAATTCGTGTTGAAGATGAGGTCAGCGGACGTGTTATAACAATCAAGACCGATCAGCCTGGCGTAGTGATGTATACGTCGAATAACTTGACTGAAGGCCTTGAGTTGGCAGAAGGTACATCTAAACGCTATGATGGGGTTTGTTTTGAAACACAAGCCTCCCCTGCTTCCTTGCATCATGAAGATTTTCCAACAGTACTGCTAGAAGCACATGTACCTTATGACAAACAGACCGTATTCTCTTTTAGTGTAGTGAAATAA
- the galE gene encoding UDP-glucose 4-epimerase GalE → MSVLVLGGAGYIGSHAVYQLIDQQSDVVVIDNLQTGHREAVHPDATFYEGDIRDIAFMRSVFAKESIDSVVHFAANSLVGESMEKPLEYFDNNVYGTQVLLQVMTEFNVKKIVFSSTAATYGEPEVVPITENMATNPTSTYGETKLTMEKMMKWCEQAHDIRYVALRYFNVAGARESGEIGEDHYPETHLVPIILQAALGQRTHITVFGEDYDTPDGSCIRDYVHVEDLIGAHLLALQYLNNDGKSDVFNLGSNQGFSVKEMIDTARAVTGKEIPAKSGERRAGDPSTLIASSAKAASLLGWKPTRTSIDNIIQDAWNWHVHHPNGYQKDVTSE, encoded by the coding sequence ATGAGTGTACTAGTTTTAGGCGGAGCGGGTTATATTGGATCACATGCAGTCTATCAGTTAATCGATCAACAATCGGATGTTGTCGTCATTGATAATCTTCAAACGGGACATAGAGAGGCTGTTCACCCTGATGCAACCTTTTACGAAGGTGACATTCGTGATATTGCCTTTATGCGCAGCGTTTTTGCGAAGGAATCCATTGACTCCGTCGTCCACTTTGCAGCTAATTCACTTGTCGGTGAATCAATGGAAAAACCACTTGAGTACTTTGATAATAATGTCTATGGGACACAGGTTTTACTGCAAGTGATGACTGAATTTAATGTGAAGAAAATCGTCTTTTCATCTACAGCAGCGACTTACGGCGAGCCTGAAGTAGTTCCAATCACAGAAAATATGGCTACGAACCCGACAAGTACGTACGGCGAAACGAAGCTGACGATGGAAAAAATGATGAAATGGTGCGAGCAGGCCCATGACATTCGATATGTCGCCCTACGTTATTTCAATGTAGCAGGCGCACGCGAATCTGGGGAAATCGGGGAAGATCATTATCCCGAGACACATCTGGTGCCTATCATTCTACAAGCAGCTCTCGGCCAACGCACGCATATTACTGTATTCGGAGAAGATTACGATACACCGGATGGTAGCTGTATTCGTGATTATGTACATGTAGAAGATTTGATTGGGGCGCATCTGTTAGCCCTTCAGTACTTAAATAATGATGGAAAAAGTGATGTGTTCAATCTCGGGAGCAATCAAGGCTTTTCTGTTAAAGAAATGATTGATACAGCCCGGGCAGTGACAGGTAAAGAAATCCCAGCAAAATCCGGTGAGCGTCGTGCAGGTGATCCAAGTACTCTAATCGCAAGTTCTGCGAAAGCCGCTTCCCTATTAGGCTGGAAGCCGACACGCACTTCGATTGACAACATTATTCAAGATGCTTGGAACTGGCATGTCCATCACCCAAATGGCTATCAAAAGGACGTGACTAGTGAATGA